A region of the Perognathus longimembris pacificus isolate PPM17 chromosome 7, ASM2315922v1, whole genome shotgun sequence genome:
attaaaagaaaaacaaaactagagaCTTAAAACTAGATATGCCCCATAATATCACTGCCCTCAATGTCGCTGAACTGTGCACTTAACAATGGTTAAAAGTAAATTTTGTTATGTGTATtttactttactttaaaaaaaaaaacaccatcttATGTGGTGGGTTCTTCCACCCCTGCCTTTGTGTTTCAAAGGGTTTGCACAGCCGTGTAATACATGTGCATGTCTTCAGTGTTTAACTGGGTATAACAGTGATGTAACAGGGTGGTCTTTTCTGTAATATCTATTAAAGTAAGCCACTTGTGCACCCAATCCTCATGAAACCAGTCAACAGCATATACCTACCGAAGTTTCTagctaaaaagaaacagaagcaaaactCAGACCATGAGGCAATATTTCAGAGCCTGTGAAAGTACCATTTGCTCCCAGGTCACTCCATAGTTTGATGGTGTTTGGGATGGAAAACGCTTCCCTTCTCTGCTGGGATTCTCCCAAACTCAGCACTTTTGGACTATggagaaaacaagcaaacaaactagCAAATGCAGGACAGGGGAACTTCTGGGATGTCAGGTCCTCCACTGACTGACTGCAGACTGAAGCACACGACGGGGGACTGAGGGCCTCTGCACCTCACCGCCTCTCCCCACCTCGTCAGGGTCATGAGTGCATCCAGAAATCAGGTTCACATTCGCTGGGCAGCAAGGGCACACACGTGGCAAAAAGGCGGTGCCTGTCTGAGGTGGCAGGTAGGTTATTTTGCAGGCTAAAAAAATCACCTTAATCGAGGAGTGCtacaaataaagagaaaacacaCAGTACCAGCAGAGGCCATCACCATTCTGTTTTTATGTGTCCGGTGCAAACTATGCCAGCACTGGCATTAAAGCACAACCtgtgtctcccccacccctccctggatTAGAGACAAGTAGCAAAGCCAAGTGTGCAGAACCGGTGCGTAGTGCGATGCCTGAGTGGAGTGTGGGCATTGGGCAGCTCAGCAAGAAGCTCATCTCTGCAGATAGAACCAGGATAGCGCAGGAGTCTCCCTCCCTAAAACATTGAGTTTGCAAACTTATTCACCAGGGTGCAGCCTCCCGAAAGACTGCAAATTCCAGCATCCCTCCGCCTTCCTCCACCCAGGAACTACGACTTACCAAAAGCGGCGACCAGCAGACGGACAGCACGCACATGATCCCCATGAGCTGGATGGCCGTCTCGGTTGTGATCCGGCCCCACTGGGCACTGGACTGCGAGACTGCAGCTTTGGCCCTGCAGCGGGACACCAGAGCCTTAATGGTGGCCAGGTTGCAGGCGAAAGTGACCGTCAGCGCCAAGAGCCCAAGGAAGGCAAAGGTGGAGGCGAAGACAAGGTTGCCCCAGTCATGAGAAGAGCTGGTTTCATTGCTCCCTTGCCCAGTGCTGATGAAACACCAAGTCCCGGGCCACTGGACGGTGTACTGACCCACGCCTATCACAGGAAGCAGGGCGAAGGCCAGCACGGCCAGCCACACGCCCAGCAGTACGGCGCGGGTGGCGCGCGTCTTCATGTGGCTAGCGTACCAGTGCGGCGCCCGAATGGCCAGAGCCCGCTCGACGGCCATAGCGCTGGCGATGAAGAGCGAGGAAAGCCCGAACACAGTCATAGTCAAACCGAAAAAGGTGCACAGCCGCCCCGATGGGTCGAGGTATTCCCATCGTTGTTTGGAAAGGTACACGACGATGACCACGGGGCTGGTGAGCAGCTGCCCCACCAGATCAGTGAGCGCCAACCAGCCGATGCACAGCAGGAAGGACTTCTTGCGCTTGCTTTCCCGCCGCCGGTAGCTCCGGGATACCAACAGCATGGCCAGCGCGTTGCCCACGAAGCCCGTGATCATCATAGTGATCGGAAAGGCCACGGACACGGAGCCACAGTCCTCGCCGGACCCCGGGGTGCGGGTGAGGTTGCCCCGAGCCTCGGTGGAGCTCTCGGGCGCCCACATGCCGGGGTAGGAATGGTTGAAGCCAGTGCAGAAAGGGGCGCTTCCACCGTCGCCCCGGGGCTCCTTCATGTTGGCTTCAAGGTGAGGAGGGAACCGCACGGAGCGAGTAGCAGGGAGAGCTGGTAGACAGGGCACGGATGATGGCAGAGGTTGGCGGAGACCAGGGCTGGGATCGGGCTGAGCTCCATGGTGCGGGCGCGGCCGCCGCCTGGCTCCGCTCCTTGGTTAGCTGCAGCCCCGCTGCCGGGGCTCCAGGCGACCCTGGGGAGGAGCGCCCGATCGGCTCCTGTAAACCTCTGGCTGCCGGGCGTGCCCAGGCGTCCCCACCGTCTATAaggccgagggggcggggcgcccAGGGGTGTGGACAGAATTAGGTGGGCAGAGGGCGGAGAAGCCACAGAGCGCCTCTCTAGGCAGTTGCGGGTTGGCTCCCACCAAGGCTGGGTAAACCTTCGGGAAACGCCCCCGTTCCTGGCGGGAAGCGACGCCCACTTGCCTTCCAGAGGGAAGTGGTGCCTCCCGCAGTGCTGGGGCAGCGTGGGTGTGGATAGGAGCCGCTAAGAAGTCTGGACTTCCCAAACCCAGGTCAAGCTGCCAAGTAATCTGGCTGcctgcctttcctcttcttgATCCATACACGTGCAACCAgggtgggtggggcggggtgggaggaGGAATCAAGCTAAGTAAGGCACACTCGGTTTGGCACTGCAGTttcgtttatttaaatatttcccgTTTGAGGCAGAATGGTAGTGAAATGGccactgtccccccacccccgtgctggAAGCAACACTGAAACTGTACAACTAAAAGAGAATGCctagctgggccctggtgactcacagctgtattcctagctactcag
Encoded here:
- the Ptger3 gene encoding prostaglandin E2 receptor EP3 subtype, whose translation is MKEPRGDGGSAPFCTGFNHSYPGMWAPESSTEARGNLTRTPGSGEDCGSVSVAFPITMMITGFVGNALAMLLVSRSYRRRESKRKKSFLLCIGWLALTDLVGQLLTSPVVIVVYLSKQRWEYLDPSGRLCTFFGLTMTVFGLSSLFIASAMAVERALAIRAPHWYASHMKTRATRAVLLGVWLAVLAFALLPVIGVGQYTVQWPGTWCFISTGQGSNETSSSHDWGNLVFASTFAFLGLLALTVTFACNLATIKALVSRCRAKAAVSQSSAQWGRITTETAIQLMGIMCVLSVCWSPLLIMMLKMIFNQMSVEHCKTQAGKQKECNFFLIAVRLASLNQILDPWVYLLLRKILLRKFCQIRYPTNNYASSSTSLPHQCSSTLMWSDHLER